In Lysinibacillus sp. FSL M8-0337, the following proteins share a genomic window:
- a CDS encoding ferric reductase-like transmembrane domain-containing protein yields MLTSTWEWIRLLGFLAYFYFTVSIVFGLLRKSTFVKSHKNLIYQVHQNAGWLGLITVVAHMFVLIIDNYEPYALVEVLLPFSSHYQPIASGLGIIAFYLFLLVLLTSDLWLKTMNRSIWKSIHFLVLPAWLLSLLHGILIGSDTDNIYILLFYFTSAGCVLSILIARMVSQGRKTKDKTVPQALRSSK; encoded by the coding sequence ATGTTAACAAGTACATGGGAATGGATACGGTTATTAGGGTTTTTAGCATATTTTTATTTTACAGTGTCTATTGTATTTGGTTTGTTAAGAAAATCGACGTTTGTCAAATCACATAAAAATTTAATTTACCAAGTTCATCAAAATGCGGGGTGGTTAGGTCTAATAACCGTTGTTGCGCATATGTTCGTGCTCATCATTGATAACTACGAGCCCTATGCATTAGTGGAAGTGCTACTCCCTTTTTCATCTCATTATCAACCGATTGCCTCTGGCCTTGGGATAATTGCTTTTTACTTATTTTTACTAGTACTATTAACTTCAGATTTATGGTTGAAAACGATGAATCGCTCAATATGGAAATCAATCCACTTTCTCGTATTGCCAGCTTGGCTCCTATCTCTTTTACACGGCATACTTATTGGGAGTGATACAGACAACATATATATCCTGCTGTTCTATTTTACGTCCGCAGGTTGTGTTCTCTCAATATTGATAGCAAGAATGGTCAGCCAAGGAAGGAAGACAAAAGACAAAACAGTTCCACAAGCATTAAGGAGCTCAAAATAA